From Camelina sativa cultivar DH55 chromosome 7, Cs, whole genome shotgun sequence, one genomic window encodes:
- the LOC104701062 gene encoding disease resistance protein RML1A-like isoform X2 has translation MASSSHRTQGHTVFTSFHGPDVRKTFLSHLRKQFNSNGITMFDDNQGIQRGQTLTGDFGIAFSETCDRNTEEKRHIWSEALTYVGNIAGEHFQNWDNEANMIDQIASNVSRILNHTPSSDFDGMVGLKTHLREIDLLLDLDNVGAKIVGISGPAGIGKSTIARALYSRLSNSLSTTMISRLKER, from the exons atggcttcttcttcacatCGCACCCAAGGACACACCGTATTCACGAGCTTCCACGGGCCAGATGTCCGCAAAACATTTCTCAGTCATTTACGCAAACAGTTTAATTCCAATGGGATCACGATGTTCGACGATAATCAAGGGATCCAGAGAGGCCAAACCCTCACCGGAGATTTTGGGATTGCTTTCAGTGAAACTTGTGATCGTAACACAGAGGAGAAGAGGCATATATGGAGCGAAGCTTTGACCTATGTGGGTAACATAGCCGGAGAACACTTCCAAAACTG GGACAATGAAGCGAACATGATCGATCAGATTGCAAGTAATGTTTCACGCATACTAAACCATACACCGTCTAGTGATTTTGATGGAATGGTTGGACTAAAAACTCATTTGAGGGAGATTGACTTGTTGCTAGATTTAGACAATGTTGGAGCTAAGATTGTTGGAATCTCTGGTCCTGCAGGCATTGGTAAAAGTACCATTGCTAGAGCTTTATATAGTCGTCTCTCTAACAG CTTATCAACAACAATGATATCAAGATTGAAAGAGCGATAG
- the LOC104701062 gene encoding disease resistance protein ADR2-like isoform X3 has product MASSSHRTQGHTVFTSFHGPDVRKTFLSHLRKQFNSNGITMFDDNQGIQRGQTLTGDFGIAFSETCDRNTEEKRHIWSEALTYVGNIAGEHFQNWDNEANMIDQIANLDNVGAKIVGISGPAGIGKSTIARALYSRLSNRFNLLVLWKSLRNTLSMMIVVI; this is encoded by the exons atggcttcttcttcacatCGCACCCAAGGACACACCGTATTCACGAGCTTCCACGGGCCAGATGTCCGCAAAACATTTCTCAGTCATTTACGCAAACAGTTTAATTCCAATGGGATCACGATGTTCGACGATAATCAAGGGATCCAGAGAGGCCAAACCCTCACCGGAGATTTTGGGATTGCTTTCAGTGAAACTTGTGATCGTAACACAGAGGAGAAGAGGCATATATGGAGCGAAGCTTTGACCTATGTGGGTAACATAGCCGGAGAACACTTCCAAAACTG GGACAATGAAGCGAACATGATCGATCAGATTGCAA ATTTAGACAATGTTGGAGCTAAGATTGTTGGAATCTCTGGTCCTGCAGGCATTGGTAAAAGTACCATTGCTAGAGCTTTATATAGTCGTCTCTCTAACAGGTTTAACTTACTTGTTTTATGGAAATCCTTAAGGAATACTCTAAGTATGATGATCGTCGTTATCTGA
- the LOC104701062 gene encoding disease resistance protein RML1A-like isoform X1 encodes MASSSHRTQGHTVFTSFHGPDVRKTFLSHLRKQFNSNGITMFDDNQGIQRGQTLTGDFGIAFSETCDRNTEEKRHIWSEALTYVGNIAGEHFQNWDNEANMIDQIASNVSRILNHTPSSDFDGMVGLKTHLREIDLLLDLDNVGAKIVGISGPAGIGKSTIARALYSRLSNRFNLLVLWKSLRNTLSMMIVVI; translated from the exons atggcttcttcttcacatCGCACCCAAGGACACACCGTATTCACGAGCTTCCACGGGCCAGATGTCCGCAAAACATTTCTCAGTCATTTACGCAAACAGTTTAATTCCAATGGGATCACGATGTTCGACGATAATCAAGGGATCCAGAGAGGCCAAACCCTCACCGGAGATTTTGGGATTGCTTTCAGTGAAACTTGTGATCGTAACACAGAGGAGAAGAGGCATATATGGAGCGAAGCTTTGACCTATGTGGGTAACATAGCCGGAGAACACTTCCAAAACTG GGACAATGAAGCGAACATGATCGATCAGATTGCAAGTAATGTTTCACGCATACTAAACCATACACCGTCTAGTGATTTTGATGGAATGGTTGGACTAAAAACTCATTTGAGGGAGATTGACTTGTTGCTAGATTTAGACAATGTTGGAGCTAAGATTGTTGGAATCTCTGGTCCTGCAGGCATTGGTAAAAGTACCATTGCTAGAGCTTTATATAGTCGTCTCTCTAACAGGTTTAACTTACTTGTTTTATGGAAATCCTTAAGGAATACTCTAAGTATGATGATCGTCGTTATCTGA